The Chryseobacterium suipulveris genome window below encodes:
- a CDS encoding carbonic anhydrase has translation MKAHTLETQSTINPQKALQFLKEGNQRFVNNLKVNRNLLEQVNDTREGQWPFAVILSCIDSRTSAELIFDQGLGDIFSIRIAGNFVNQDILGSMEFGCNVAGSKLIVVLGHSKCGALKGGLDAPKIGGLGMDNLNHLIYHFDSCINDIIEEGEERSSKNEDLLERLNICNIRRTIEDIRHQSSTLRNLETDGKIKIVGANYCVESGIVTWINETDTLGINRSEKVLATSH, from the coding sequence ATGAAAGCACATACATTAGAAACCCAATCTACGATTAATCCGCAAAAAGCACTTCAGTTCCTGAAAGAAGGTAACCAAAGATTTGTTAACAACCTTAAAGTAAACCGAAACTTATTGGAACAGGTGAATGATACCCGTGAAGGTCAGTGGCCATTCGCAGTAATTCTGAGCTGTATCGACAGCCGGACCTCCGCCGAACTTATTTTCGATCAGGGATTAGGTGATATTTTCAGCATAAGGATTGCAGGCAATTTTGTTAATCAGGACATACTAGGATCGATGGAGTTCGGGTGCAATGTTGCAGGCTCTAAGCTAATTGTCGTTTTAGGTCACAGTAAATGCGGCGCACTGAAAGGCGGCCTGGATGCACCGAAAATTGGAGGCTTAGGGATGGATAATCTCAATCATCTGATTTACCATTTCGATTCCTGCATCAATGATATCATAGAAGAAGGTGAAGAGCGCTCATCAAAAAATGAAGATCTGCTGGAAAGGCTGAATATCTGCAACATCCGGAGAACTATTGAAGATATCCGCCACCAAAGTTCCACATTAAGAAACCTGGAAACAGACGGGAAAATAAAAATAGTTGGCGCCAATTACTGCGTGGAAAGCGGCATTGTGACCTGGATAAATGAAACCGATACTCTTGGAATAAACCGATCAGAAAAAGTGCTGGCTACTTCCCATTAA
- the pth gene encoding aminoacyl-tRNA hydrolase: MKYLVVGLGNKGDEYTETRHNVGFKVAEKIAETLEAPFTTTNFGWIAEGKYKGRKVLILKPDTYMNLSGKAIKFWMQKENIPLENLMVITDDLALPFGTLRMKMKGSDAGHNGLKSIQDELQTQNYPRIRFGISADFSEGRQVDYVLGKWNEEEKEKLPERIEKFSKACLSFVFAGIQNTMTAFNGK; encoded by the coding sequence ATGAAATATTTAGTTGTAGGTCTCGGAAATAAAGGTGATGAATACACTGAAACCCGGCATAATGTCGGGTTTAAAGTTGCTGAAAAAATTGCCGAAACACTTGAAGCTCCTTTTACAACGACCAACTTTGGCTGGATCGCAGAAGGTAAGTATAAAGGCAGAAAAGTCCTGATTCTGAAACCCGACACATACATGAACCTCTCCGGAAAAGCCATCAAGTTTTGGATGCAGAAAGAAAATATTCCACTCGAAAACCTGATGGTCATTACCGATGATTTGGCGCTTCCCTTCGGAACTTTAAGGATGAAGATGAAAGGTTCCGATGCAGGACACAACGGACTGAAAAGCATTCAGGATGAGCTTCAGACGCAGAATTATCCCCGTATTCGTTTTGGGATTTCTGCGGATTTTTCCGAAGGAAGACAAGTCGATTATGTGCTCGGAAAATGGAACGAAGAGGAAAAAGAAAAACTTCCCGAAAGAATCGAGAAGTTTTCAAAAGCATGTCTGTCATTCGTTTTTGCGGGAATTCAGAATACGATGACCGCATTTAATGGGAAGTAG